Proteins found in one Streptomyces sp. CB09001 genomic segment:
- a CDS encoding menaquinone biosynthesis protein, with translation MTAVRPRLGHISFLNSYPLLWSLRRTGVLPTVSLHIDTPDKLSDDLVAGRLDAGPITVAEYLRHHDRLLLLPGLAIGCDGPVLSCNIVSKVPLRDLHERPVGLGTTSRTTVLLAQLLLEEHLGVRPRYTPCVPTLSAMLRHADAGVLIGDVALRARLADGPRLGLEVHDTGALWKDWTGLPMVFAAWAVRREFAERHPAETDALARGLRLARAHSEAHLDTVARDVTLLGTTVAPRQAADYFRHLSFDLTARHLEGMRTFARLAAERGAVPACPPFSFLGSPRPVGSDA, from the coding sequence ATGACCGCTGTCCGGCCCCGCCTCGGCCACATCTCGTTCCTGAACAGCTACCCGCTCCTGTGGTCACTGCGCAGGACGGGTGTCCTGCCCACGGTGTCGCTGCACATCGACACCCCGGACAAGCTGAGCGACGACCTGGTGGCGGGCCGGCTCGACGCGGGTCCGATCACCGTGGCCGAGTACCTCCGCCACCACGACCGCCTGCTCCTGCTCCCCGGCCTCGCCATCGGCTGCGACGGCCCGGTGCTCTCCTGCAACATCGTCAGCAAGGTGCCGTTGCGGGACCTGCACGAGCGCCCGGTCGGTCTCGGCACCACAAGCCGCACCACGGTGCTCCTGGCCCAACTGCTCCTGGAGGAGCACCTGGGAGTCCGCCCCCGCTACACCCCGTGCGTCCCGACGCTCTCCGCCATGCTGCGCCATGCCGATGCCGGTGTGCTCATCGGGGACGTGGCGCTGCGCGCCCGCCTGGCGGACGGGCCGCGTCTCGGCCTCGAGGTCCATGACACCGGCGCGCTGTGGAAGGACTGGACCGGGCTCCCCATGGTCTTCGCGGCGTGGGCCGTACGGCGCGAGTTCGCCGAACGGCATCCGGCCGAGACCGACGCACTGGCGCGCGGACTGCGACTGGCCCGCGCCCACAGCGAGGCCCACCTCGACACCGTCGCACGCGATGTCACCCTGCTCGGCACCACCGTCGCACCGCGTCAGGCCGCCGACTACTTCCGGCACCTGTCGTTCGACCTGACGGCACGGCACCTGGAGGGCATGCGGACGTTCGCCCGCCTCGCGGCCGAACGGGGCGCCGTCCCGGCATGCCCGCCGTTCTCGTTCCTCGGGTCCCCCCGCCCGGTGGGGAGCGACGCATGA
- a CDS encoding CoA transferase, with amino-acid sequence MNVAPAVDGRARTHGPHAGPPTAPSTAPLAGVTVDGTAAGPAGAVALDHLRALGARHRPGVRTPRHGATEHLTVLPEDGLPPLVCEILPFPDAPGSRLGETALQAMAGLMAVNGRQGNAPRRLPLDYVSACAGVIAVQGVLAALIARTRGAPLGRIRTARSSAALLTVSQYLAAETATDGTAPDGTGPDGTGPDGTGPDGPPAPRPTTGTGTGTGIGTETGPPFLSRDGVWFELEALDGTPWRDFWAALGLRGREVPLGWRAFVNRYSAATAPLPPLLHRTLGTRDFTDIAAAGARSGLSVCRIRTTAERYAEEEPLPAPWSLRAPGTEHTAHTKHPGSRPAPWSAPHVPPTAGQPLRGITVVEATRRIQGPMAGHVLQMLGAHVVRVEPPGGDPQRGAEPVVGDCSARFLALNEAKSVVEADLKTAEGRRTVRELALRADVFLHNWAPGKAEVFGLDAETLCAANPALVHAHASGWGPSSAPDLFPGTDFMVQARSGLAWEMADGADRPRPTLMTVLDILGGLISAEGVLAGLLARELGGGPQRVDTSLLSAASVLQRLEADRGPSAPAHAAWEGPYRTAKGHIALSLPAAGGRRLLATALNIPATGPQPPLRATVAARLLTRPARSWIEDLGRNGIEAVLVQQHISAVARDPAFRADLRHGACALVAPPWRFLS; translated from the coding sequence ATGAACGTGGCACCCGCCGTCGACGGGAGGGCACGCACACACGGCCCGCACGCCGGCCCGCCGACCGCCCCCTCGACCGCCCCGCTGGCCGGTGTCACGGTCGACGGTACGGCCGCGGGACCGGCGGGCGCGGTCGCACTCGACCATCTCCGCGCGCTGGGCGCCAGGCACCGTCCCGGTGTCCGGACCCCGCGGCACGGGGCGACGGAGCACCTCACCGTGCTGCCCGAGGACGGCCTGCCTCCCCTGGTCTGCGAGATACTCCCGTTCCCGGACGCCCCCGGGTCCCGGCTCGGCGAGACGGCCCTCCAGGCCATGGCGGGCCTGATGGCGGTGAACGGCCGGCAAGGAAACGCACCACGCCGCCTGCCGCTGGACTACGTCTCCGCCTGCGCCGGGGTGATCGCGGTGCAGGGGGTACTCGCGGCCCTGATCGCGCGGACGCGTGGAGCGCCGCTGGGACGGATCCGCACGGCCCGTTCGAGCGCGGCGTTGCTGACCGTCTCGCAGTACTTGGCCGCCGAGACCGCCACGGACGGCACGGCGCCGGACGGGACTGGGCCGGACGGGACTGGGCCGGACGGGACTGGGCCGGACGGACCACCGGCACCTCGGCCCACGACCGGGACCGGGACCGGGACCGGGATTGGGACCGAGACCGGCCCGCCGTTCCTCAGCCGGGACGGAGTCTGGTTCGAACTGGAGGCGCTGGACGGTACCCCCTGGCGCGATTTCTGGGCCGCTCTCGGCCTTCGAGGCCGTGAGGTCCCGCTCGGCTGGCGGGCCTTCGTCAACCGCTACTCCGCGGCGACGGCGCCGCTGCCCCCGCTCCTGCACCGGACACTCGGCACCCGCGACTTCACGGACATCGCCGCCGCCGGAGCCCGCAGCGGCCTCAGCGTGTGCCGCATCCGTACGACGGCCGAGCGGTACGCGGAGGAGGAACCGCTCCCGGCGCCATGGAGTCTGCGCGCACCGGGCACGGAGCACACGGCGCACACGAAGCACCCCGGCTCCCGCCCGGCCCCGTGGTCCGCCCCCCACGTTCCTCCGACGGCCGGGCAACCGCTGCGGGGCATCACCGTGGTGGAGGCGACCCGGCGTATCCAGGGCCCGATGGCCGGGCACGTCCTCCAGATGCTCGGCGCGCACGTCGTACGCGTCGAACCCCCGGGCGGCGATCCGCAGCGCGGCGCGGAGCCGGTGGTCGGCGACTGTTCCGCCCGGTTCCTCGCCCTGAACGAGGCCAAGAGCGTGGTCGAGGCCGACCTCAAGACCGCCGAGGGCCGGCGCACGGTCCGGGAGCTGGCCCTGCGGGCCGACGTCTTCCTCCACAACTGGGCGCCGGGCAAGGCCGAGGTCTTCGGCCTCGACGCCGAGACCCTCTGCGCGGCCAACCCCGCCCTGGTGCACGCCCACGCCTCGGGGTGGGGGCCCTCGTCGGCTCCGGACCTCTTCCCCGGTACGGACTTCATGGTCCAGGCCCGGTCCGGTCTGGCCTGGGAGATGGCCGACGGCGCCGACCGGCCCCGGCCGACGCTGATGACGGTGCTCGACATCCTGGGCGGGCTCATATCGGCCGAGGGCGTTCTCGCCGGGCTGCTGGCCCGCGAACTCGGGGGCGGACCCCAGCGGGTGGACACGTCCCTGCTGTCCGCGGCGTCGGTTCTCCAACGCCTGGAAGCAGACCGCGGCCCCTCCGCACCTGCGCATGCGGCGTGGGAGGGCCCCTACCGCACGGCGAAGGGCCACATCGCCCTGTCGCTGCCGGCCGCCGGAGGGCGGAGGCTTCTGGCCACGGCGCTGAACATCCCGGCCACCGGGCCGCAGCCACCCCTGCGTGCCACCGTCGCCGCCCGCCTTCTGACCCGACCGGCCCGGAGCTGGATCGAGGACCTCGGCCGGAACGGGATCGAGGCGGTCCTCGTCCAGCAACACATCTCAGCCGTCGCCCGGGACCCGGCCTTCCGCGCGGACCTCCGTCATGGCGCGTGCGCGCTGGTGGCACCCCCTTGGAGGTTCCTGTCATGA
- a CDS encoding class I adenylate-forming enzyme family protein — translation MTVQLPDLVPAGLRRRWRAEGVYPGRPLFDLFRERAREHPDAHAVVEPHGTTTYAGLLRAATALAAELDERGVRGGDVVAVNLANGWRALAADLAIAATGAVSLPYPLGRRRQDTRAILGKSRAVAALITRTVGDQDYARTVDELRADLPELRHVYVEGPRLPGMRALEPVWHGPVPPQDRLPRASPDPDSAARIIVSSGTEAAPKLVAYSHNALAASRGRLLLNLRAGDREPLRLLCMVPLASAFGSVGLVALCVLGATVLVTPRFSPSATLRMVAERRPTHLLGVPTMYQELLTDPTLPDTDVSSLRCVVSGGAPLHPETAARLRRGLCATVTTVYGSADGVNSHTRPGDPAEVVDTTAGRPDPSIVRLRIADEHGTEVPAGHTGEIWARGPITPLCYVNDPDLNRRYRAPGGWVRTGDLGALTRDGRLRLTGRKKDIVIRAGLNISPAEVELHVSSHPDVAGAVCRGVPDTLLGERLAVFVVPTPGAPPPTLPALHRFLLTDRGLERAKLPEVLRVLPAFPLGPSGKVDRERLDALALTPEPGNSPPSREDAP, via the coding sequence ATGACCGTGCAGCTGCCCGACCTCGTCCCTGCCGGACTGCGCCGGCGCTGGAGGGCCGAGGGCGTCTATCCCGGACGCCCGCTGTTCGACCTCTTCCGGGAACGGGCGCGCGAACACCCCGACGCCCACGCCGTGGTGGAGCCGCACGGCACCACCACGTACGCCGGACTCCTGCGCGCCGCCACGGCTCTCGCCGCCGAACTGGACGAGCGGGGCGTTCGCGGAGGTGACGTCGTCGCGGTCAACCTGGCCAACGGATGGCGAGCGCTCGCCGCCGACCTGGCCATCGCGGCGACGGGGGCCGTCAGCCTGCCGTATCCCCTCGGCCGCAGACGTCAGGACACCAGGGCCATCCTGGGGAAGTCCCGCGCCGTCGCGGCACTCATCACCCGTACGGTCGGGGACCAGGACTACGCGCGGACGGTCGACGAGCTCCGGGCGGACCTGCCCGAACTGCGGCACGTGTACGTCGAGGGCCCACGACTGCCCGGCATGCGCGCGCTGGAACCGGTGTGGCACGGCCCGGTCCCGCCGCAGGACCGGCTCCCCCGGGCGTCCCCGGACCCCGACTCGGCCGCGCGCATCATCGTGTCGTCCGGCACGGAGGCGGCGCCCAAACTCGTGGCCTACTCCCACAACGCGCTCGCCGCCAGCCGTGGACGCCTGCTGCTGAACCTGCGCGCCGGCGACCGGGAACCCCTGCGCCTGCTGTGCATGGTCCCGCTGGCCTCCGCCTTCGGTTCGGTCGGCCTGGTCGCACTGTGCGTGCTGGGCGCGACGGTGCTCGTCACCCCCCGCTTCTCCCCCTCGGCGACACTCCGCATGGTCGCCGAACGACGCCCGACCCACCTTCTCGGCGTACCCACGATGTACCAGGAACTCCTCACCGACCCGACGCTGCCGGACACGGACGTGTCCTCGCTGCGCTGCGTCGTCAGCGGCGGTGCACCGCTCCACCCGGAGACCGCCGCGCGGTTGCGGCGCGGCCTGTGCGCCACGGTCACCACCGTGTACGGGTCGGCGGACGGGGTCAACTCCCACACCCGCCCCGGGGATCCCGCGGAGGTCGTGGACACCACGGCGGGGCGCCCGGACCCCTCCATCGTGCGGCTCAGGATCGCCGACGAGCACGGCACCGAGGTCCCCGCCGGCCACACCGGCGAGATCTGGGCGCGCGGCCCCATCACACCCCTGTGCTACGTCAACGACCCCGACCTCAACCGCCGTTACCGCGCCCCGGGCGGTTGGGTGCGCACAGGGGACCTGGGGGCGCTGACCCGCGACGGAAGACTACGGCTCACCGGCCGCAAGAAGGACATCGTGATCAGGGCCGGACTCAACATCAGCCCGGCGGAGGTCGAACTCCACGTCTCGTCCCACCCCGACGTGGCCGGCGCCGTGTGCCGCGGCGTACCGGACACACTGCTCGGCGAGCGCCTCGCGGTCTTCGTGGTCCCGACACCGGGCGCACCGCCTCCGACCCTGCCCGCACTCCACCGTTTCCTCCTCACCGACCGCGGCCTGGAGCGTGCGAAGCTGCCGGAGGTCCTGCGCGTCCTCCCGGCATTTCCGTTGGGCCCGTCGGGAAAAGTGGACCGCGAACGGCTCGACGCCCTCGCCCTCACTCCCGAACCCGGAAATTCCCCACCCTCGAGAGAAGACGCCCCATGA
- a CDS encoding NADH:flavin oxidoreductase/NADH oxidase — MSALFTPLVMRSLDIRNRVWMAPMCQYSAPVGGERTGAPGDWHFTHLSTRAVGGAGLIMTEGTAVTAAGRITPADLGLWNDTQQAAFQRIAQGLRALGSVPAIQLTHAGRKASTARPWDGGTPLPPEYGGWRPMGPSPLPYGPGHLVPDELTVPEIRRIVGDFARAARRALDAGFQVVEVHGAHGYLIHQFLSPYTNRRGDQYGGSFSNRIRFALEVVDAVRSVWPDDLPVFFRASATDWLERPTAEGPGSGWEVEDTVRLSVELMDHGVDLLDISSGGVAPGIRKPVAPGYQVPFATAVRHKAGAPVSAVGLITDPHQAEHIVATGQADAVMLGRELLRDPYWPHRAARELDADHTWPKPYEMAHP; from the coding sequence ATGAGCGCACTGTTCACCCCTCTCGTCATGCGCTCCCTCGACATACGCAACCGCGTATGGATGGCGCCGATGTGCCAGTACTCCGCCCCCGTCGGCGGAGAGCGGACAGGGGCACCGGGCGACTGGCACTTCACCCACCTCTCGACACGGGCCGTGGGCGGCGCGGGGCTCATCATGACCGAGGGAACAGCCGTGACGGCGGCCGGCCGGATCACCCCGGCGGACCTCGGCCTGTGGAACGACACCCAGCAGGCGGCGTTCCAGCGCATCGCGCAAGGTCTCCGGGCCCTCGGCTCGGTGCCCGCCATCCAGCTGACGCACGCGGGAAGGAAGGCGTCGACCGCCCGCCCCTGGGACGGCGGCACACCACTTCCACCGGAGTACGGAGGGTGGCGCCCGATGGGCCCGAGCCCACTCCCCTACGGCCCGGGCCATCTCGTTCCCGACGAACTGACCGTCCCCGAGATCCGCCGGATCGTCGGCGACTTCGCCCGGGCGGCACGACGCGCCCTGGACGCGGGTTTCCAGGTGGTCGAGGTGCACGGCGCACACGGCTACCTGATCCACCAGTTCCTTTCCCCCTACACCAATCGACGCGGCGACCAGTACGGCGGCTCATTCTCCAACCGGATCCGCTTCGCGCTGGAGGTGGTCGACGCGGTGCGCTCCGTATGGCCGGACGACCTCCCCGTCTTCTTCCGCGCATCGGCCACGGACTGGCTGGAGAGGCCGACCGCCGAGGGCCCGGGCAGCGGCTGGGAGGTCGAGGACACCGTGCGACTCTCCGTCGAGCTCATGGACCACGGCGTGGACCTGCTCGACATCTCCTCCGGAGGGGTGGCCCCCGGGATCAGAAAACCGGTGGCACCCGGCTACCAGGTCCCCTTCGCCACGGCAGTCCGGCACAAGGCCGGCGCCCCGGTCTCCGCCGTCGGCCTCATCACCGACCCGCACCAGGCGGAACACATCGTGGCAACGGGCCAGGCCGACGCGGTGATGCTGGGCCGAGAACTACTCCGCGATCCGTACTGGCCCCACCGGGCGGCACGGGAACTGGATGCCGACCACACCTGGCCAAAGCCATACGAAATGGCCCACCCATGA
- a CDS encoding lipase family protein, with amino-acid sequence MLGSVSALVAPVSAAAGSHSERAQGGAVVSVEQAADLTAEEVAGELRGKIDSSQVRYGVTAYRVTYRTTDSTGAPTTASQLVVLPKNGARHLSTVSWLHGTTVYRKDVASENPKSNDRLVALLFASTGRAVSAPDYVGLGSGEGFHPYGDPRATVAASVDGLRAARTFAHRNGRELKRKVQVSGFSQGGPATMLVGRALQQEGADRYFRLGALAPVSGPYNLSAFEAAAADDKIAKSGIYLAYFVTAWNKTYGLYTSPGDVFRSPYDSEVEGLFDGHHTTKQIVDTLPTFSKDLFTEDFLNKIRKPDGVLKDKLRPMDNTCDWRPNVPVEIFHGRGDKDVDISHAAYCADQLTRNGAAHRLTDVGEYDHNGSVRQALPRIVRFFDESAKIG; translated from the coding sequence GTGCTCGGCAGTGTGTCCGCCCTGGTGGCTCCGGTCTCGGCGGCGGCCGGCTCCCACAGCGAGCGGGCACAGGGTGGGGCCGTTGTCTCCGTCGAGCAAGCGGCCGACCTCACAGCGGAGGAAGTGGCCGGGGAACTCCGCGGAAAGATCGACTCCTCTCAGGTCCGCTACGGCGTGACCGCCTATCGGGTCACCTACCGCACCACCGACAGCACGGGCGCCCCCACGACCGCGAGCCAGCTCGTCGTCCTGCCCAAGAACGGGGCACGTCACCTGTCCACCGTCTCCTGGCTGCACGGCACCACCGTCTACCGCAAGGACGTCGCCTCGGAGAATCCGAAGTCGAACGACCGGCTCGTCGCCCTGCTGTTCGCCTCGACCGGGCGGGCCGTTTCGGCACCCGACTACGTGGGCCTCGGCTCGGGCGAAGGCTTCCACCCCTACGGTGACCCTCGGGCCACCGTCGCGGCCTCGGTGGACGGCCTGCGCGCAGCCCGGACCTTCGCCCACCGGAACGGCCGGGAACTGAAGCGGAAGGTCCAGGTCAGCGGGTTCTCGCAGGGCGGCCCCGCAACCATGCTGGTAGGCCGGGCGCTTCAGCAGGAGGGCGCCGACCGCTACTTCAGACTGGGGGCACTCGCCCCGGTCAGCGGCCCCTACAACCTCTCGGCCTTCGAAGCCGCCGCAGCCGACGACAAGATCGCCAAATCCGGCATCTACCTCGCCTACTTCGTCACCGCCTGGAACAAGACGTACGGCCTCTACACGTCACCTGGCGACGTCTTCCGCTCCCCCTACGACAGCGAGGTGGAGGGTCTCTTCGACGGCCATCACACCACCAAGCAGATCGTCGACACACTCCCGACGTTCTCCAAGGACCTGTTCACCGAGGACTTCCTGAACAAGATCCGCAAGCCCGACGGTGTCCTGAAGGACAAACTGCGCCCGATGGACAACACCTGCGACTGGCGGCCGAACGTACCAGTGGAGATCTTCCACGGCCGGGGCGACAAGGACGTCGACATCAGTCACGCGGCCTACTGTGCCGACCAGTTGACGAGGAACGGCGCCGCACACCGGCTGACCGACGTCGGCGAATACGACCACAACGGGTCGGTGCGGCAAGCCCTGCCCCGGATCGTCAGGTTCTTCGACGAGTCGGCGAAGATCGGCTGA
- a CDS encoding TIR domain-containing protein: MDMERPRAFISFRMEDRWARDFLKEHARDTKDAVEFIDYSIHDPFDSSWKRQCKLRIAETKGTIVLIGATTHQSEPVEWEIKETLEQGHQIFGIQVNDGETHPLPKGIPSESVIRWDFAQISSWLSTWV, encoded by the coding sequence ATGGACATGGAGCGCCCGAGGGCCTTTATTAGTTTCCGCATGGAAGATCGCTGGGCTCGGGACTTCCTGAAGGAACACGCGCGGGACACGAAAGACGCGGTGGAGTTCATCGACTACTCCATTCATGATCCTTTCGACTCATCATGGAAGAGGCAGTGCAAGCTGAGGATCGCCGAGACGAAGGGAACCATCGTCCTGATTGGGGCAACCACGCATCAGTCAGAGCCGGTGGAGTGGGAGATCAAAGAAACTCTTGAGCAAGGTCATCAAATCTTTGGGATTCAGGTAAACGATGGAGAAACTCATCCACTCCCGAAGGGTATCCCCTCGGAGAGTGTAATTCGATGGGACTTCGCTCAGATTTCCTCATGGCTCTCAACCTGGGTGTGA
- a CDS encoding MerR family transcriptional regulator: MDDRHMQIGEVAARTELSLRTIRHYEETGLVIPSARSQGGFRLYTETDVARLMVIRRMKPLGFTLEQMRDLLDATDRLDGDAPLDTAERDALLERVRTYQQAAAEQVEKLRTQLSRAEDFATTLAARLNQTAPPADAQRNDDTS, translated from the coding sequence GTGGACGACAGGCACATGCAGATCGGTGAGGTCGCCGCGCGGACGGAGCTGTCCCTGCGCACCATCCGGCACTACGAGGAGACCGGCCTGGTCATCCCCTCCGCCCGGTCCCAGGGCGGCTTCCGCCTCTACACCGAGACCGACGTCGCCCGCCTCATGGTCATCCGCCGGATGAAGCCGCTCGGCTTCACCCTCGAGCAGATGCGCGACCTGCTCGACGCCACCGACCGCCTGGACGGCGACGCCCCACTCGACACGGCCGAGCGCGACGCCCTGCTGGAACGCGTCCGCACCTACCAGCAGGCCGCCGCCGAACAGGTGGAGAAACTCCGAACCCAACTCTCCCGCGCCGAGGACTTCGCCACCACCCTGGCAGCCCGCCTGAACCAAACGGCCCCGCCCGCGGACGCACAGCGCAACGACGACACCTCCTGA
- a CDS encoding SulP family inorganic anion transporter, which yields MTATTPAARLRALKPDWLNDPKVWRTEVLAGLVVALALIPEAISFSIIAGVDPAIGLFASFTMAVTISIVGGRRAMISAATGAVALVIAPMNREHGLGYLVATVILAGVFQIVLGAVGVAKLMRFVPRSVMTGFVNALAVMIFMAQVPEMHDVPWPVYPLIVGGLALMVFFPKVTRVVPAPLVSIVILTVITVAAGIAVPTVGDKGELPSSLPVPGLPDVPFTLDTLTTVAPYALAMALVGLMESLMTARLVDDITDTHSSKTRESIGQGVANIVTGFFGGMGGCAMIGQTMINVKVSGARTRVSTFLAGSFLMVLCIVFGPVVSDIPMAALVAVMVMVAFGTFDWHSIAPKTLKRMPAGEIAVMVITVIVVVATDNLAIGVVVGTVTAMVVFARRVAHLAEVTAVTDPDRTTVVYRVTGELFFASSNDLVGRFDYAGDPDRVVIDLSAAHIWDASSVAALDAIETKYGQRGKTVEITGLNTPSADLHGRLTGELTGSH from the coding sequence GTGACTGCCACGACTCCCGCGGCGCGGCTGCGCGCCCTCAAGCCCGACTGGCTGAACGATCCGAAGGTCTGGCGCACCGAGGTCCTGGCCGGCCTCGTCGTCGCCCTGGCCCTGATCCCCGAGGCCATCTCGTTCTCGATCATCGCCGGTGTCGACCCGGCGATCGGCCTGTTCGCCTCCTTCACGATGGCCGTGACGATCTCGATCGTCGGCGGTCGCCGTGCGATGATCTCCGCCGCCACCGGCGCGGTCGCGCTCGTCATCGCGCCGATGAACCGGGAGCACGGTCTGGGCTACCTGGTCGCGACCGTCATCCTGGCCGGCGTCTTCCAGATCGTCCTGGGCGCGGTGGGCGTGGCCAAGCTCATGCGGTTCGTGCCCCGGTCGGTGATGACCGGCTTCGTCAACGCCCTCGCCGTCATGATCTTCATGGCGCAGGTGCCGGAGATGCACGACGTGCCCTGGCCGGTCTACCCGCTGATCGTCGGCGGCCTGGCGCTGATGGTGTTCTTCCCGAAGGTCACCAGGGTGGTGCCGGCCCCGCTGGTGTCCATCGTCATCCTCACCGTGATCACCGTCGCGGCCGGGATCGCGGTGCCCACCGTCGGTGACAAGGGCGAGCTGCCGTCCTCGCTGCCGGTGCCGGGCCTGCCGGACGTGCCCTTCACCCTGGACACCCTGACCACCGTCGCGCCCTACGCCCTCGCCATGGCGCTGGTCGGCCTGATGGAGTCGCTGATGACCGCCAGGCTCGTCGACGACATCACCGACACCCACTCCTCCAAGACCCGGGAGTCCATCGGCCAGGGCGTCGCCAACATCGTCACCGGTTTCTTCGGCGGCATGGGCGGCTGCGCCATGATCGGCCAGACCATGATCAACGTGAAGGTGTCCGGCGCCCGTACCCGCGTCTCCACCTTCCTCGCCGGGTCGTTCCTGATGGTGCTGTGCATCGTCTTCGGCCCGGTCGTCTCCGACATCCCCATGGCCGCTCTGGTCGCCGTCATGGTCATGGTCGCCTTCGGTACCTTCGACTGGCACTCCATCGCGCCGAAGACCCTGAAGCGGATGCCCGCCGGGGAGATCGCCGTCATGGTCATCACGGTGATCGTCGTGGTCGCCACCGACAACCTCGCCATCGGCGTCGTCGTCGGCACGGTCACCGCCATGGTCGTCTTCGCCCGGCGCGTCGCCCATCTCGCCGAGGTCACCGCCGTCACGGACCCCGACCGCACCACGGTCGTCTACCGGGTCACCGGAGAGCTGTTCTTCGCCTCCTCCAACGACCTCGTCGGCCGGTTCGACTACGCGGGCGACCCGGACCGGGTCGTCATCGACCTGTCCGCCGCCCACATCTGGGACGCCTCCTCCGTGGCCGCCCTGGACGCGATCGAGACGAAGTACGGGCAGCGCGGCAAGACCGTCGAGATCACCGGCCTGAACACCCCGAGCGCCGACCTCCACGGCAGGCTCACCGGCGAACTCACCGGCAGTCACTGA